From the Erythrolamprus reginae isolate rEryReg1 chromosome Z, rEryReg1.hap1, whole genome shotgun sequence genome, one window contains:
- the UFSP1 gene encoding ufm1-specific protease 1 produces the protein MALLSTLHLGLPPPESCPHRLSLVSGPYHYYHYGCDGVDDRGWGCGYRTLQMMCSWLVAAEGEEATCRPVPSLKEIQDCLVKIGDKPPSFSGSRDWIGTVEAALCLDCFYGVPGKLLHVHAGRDLEGELETLHAHFQGGGGPVMMGGGRDHSSKGLLGVCSGAKGHCLLILDPHFYGRAGSLSREEAQAKKWVSWRALGAFEEETSFYNLCLPQFRARVPPV, from the coding sequence ATGGCATTGCTGTCCACCCTCCACCTAGGCCTTCCGCCTCCTGAAAGCTGCCCGCATCGCTTGTCCCTCGTCTCCGGGCCCTACCACTACTACCACTACGGATGTGACGGGGTGGACGACCGAGGCTGGGGCTGTGGCTACCGGACCCTCCAGATGATGTGCTCCTGGCTAGTGGCAGCCGAGGGAGAAGAAGCCACTTGCCGCCCAGTTCCGTCCCTGAAGGAGATCCAAGATTGCCTGGTGAAGATAGGGGACAAGcctccctccttctccggctcGCGAGACTGGATCGGCACCGTGGAAGCGGCTCTCTGCTTGGATTGTTTTTACGGTGTGCCAGGCAAACTGCTCCACGTCCACGCCGGCCGCGATTTGGAAGGGGAGCTGGAGACGTTGCACGCCCACTTTCAGGGAGGCGGGGGCCCTGTGATGATGGGGGGAGGCCGGGACCATTCATCCAaggggctgctgggggtttgctCCGGCGCCAAGGGACACTGCCTGCTCATCCTGGATCCGCACTTCTACGGCAGAGCAGGCTCGCTCAGCCGGGAGGAAGCCCAGGCGAAGAAGTGGGTTTCATGGCGGGCACTTGGCGCCTTTGAGGAGGAGACCTCCTTCTACAACCTGTGCTTGCCCCAGTTCAGGGCCAGAGTGCCCCCCGTGTGA